One genomic segment of Streptomyces niveus includes these proteins:
- a CDS encoding flavin monoamine oxidase family protein: MTSTVPTSVPHTEDRPPAGLPPITMFGPDFPYAYDDFLAHPAGVGQIPATEHGAEVAVIGGGLSGIVAAYELMKMGLRPVVYEADRIGGRLRTVGFDGCDPELTAEMGAMRFPPSSTALQHYIDLVGLVTEPFPNPLAPGTPSTVVDLKGESHYARTIDDLPQVYRDVMAAWNACLEEGADFSDMNLAMRDRDVPRIREIWARLVEKLDNQTFYGFLCDSDAFKSFRHREIFGQVGFGTGGWDTDFPNSILEILRVVYSEADDHHRGIVGGSSQLPLRLWEREPAKITHWPLGTSLSSLHGGAPRGAVTRLHRTAGDRITVTDASGDIRTYRAAVFTAQSWLLLSKIDCSDSLFPIDHWTAMERTHYMESSKLFVPVDRPFWLDEAVDDRGEPTGRDTMSMTLTDRMTRGTYLLDNGPDKPAVICLSYTWCDDSLKWLPLSANERMEVMLKSLGEIYPKVDIRKHVIGSPVTVSWENEPYFMGAFKANLPGHYRYQRRLFTHFMQDRLPADKRGIFLAGDDISWTAGWAEGAVQTALNAVWGVMTHFGGATDATNPGPGDVYDEIAPVELPED, translated from the coding sequence ATGACGTCCACGGTGCCCACCTCCGTCCCGCACACCGAGGACCGGCCGCCGGCCGGTCTGCCGCCGATCACCATGTTCGGTCCGGACTTCCCGTACGCGTACGACGACTTCCTCGCCCACCCCGCCGGCGTCGGCCAGATTCCGGCGACCGAGCACGGCGCCGAGGTCGCGGTCATCGGCGGCGGTCTGTCCGGCATCGTCGCCGCGTACGAACTGATGAAGATGGGCCTGCGGCCGGTCGTGTACGAGGCCGACCGGATCGGCGGCCGGCTGCGCACGGTGGGCTTCGACGGCTGCGACCCCGAACTGACCGCGGAGATGGGCGCGATGCGCTTCCCGCCGTCGTCCACCGCGCTCCAGCACTACATCGACCTGGTGGGCCTGGTCACCGAGCCGTTCCCCAACCCCCTCGCCCCCGGCACCCCTTCGACCGTCGTGGACCTCAAGGGCGAGTCGCACTACGCGCGGACGATCGACGACCTGCCGCAGGTCTACCGCGATGTGATGGCCGCCTGGAACGCCTGTCTGGAGGAGGGCGCCGACTTCTCCGACATGAACCTCGCCATGCGCGACCGCGACGTACCGCGCATCCGGGAGATCTGGGCGCGGCTGGTGGAGAAGCTCGACAACCAGACCTTCTACGGCTTCCTCTGCGACTCCGACGCCTTCAAGTCCTTCCGGCACCGGGAGATCTTCGGCCAGGTCGGCTTCGGAACGGGCGGCTGGGACACCGACTTCCCCAACTCCATCCTGGAGATCCTGCGCGTCGTCTACTCCGAGGCCGACGACCACCACCGCGGCATCGTCGGCGGCAGCAGCCAACTGCCGCTGCGGCTCTGGGAGCGCGAACCGGCCAAGATCACGCACTGGCCCCTCGGCACCTCGCTCTCCTCCCTGCACGGCGGCGCGCCGCGCGGCGCCGTGACCCGGCTGCACCGCACGGCGGGCGACCGGATCACCGTCACCGACGCCTCCGGGGACATCCGCACCTACCGGGCCGCCGTGTTCACCGCGCAGTCCTGGCTGCTGCTCTCGAAGATCGACTGCTCGGACTCGCTCTTCCCGATCGACCACTGGACGGCGATGGAGCGCACCCACTACATGGAGTCGTCCAAGCTGTTCGTGCCGGTGGACCGGCCGTTCTGGCTGGACGAGGCCGTGGACGACAGGGGCGAGCCGACCGGCCGCGACACGATGTCGATGACCCTCACCGACCGGATGACGCGCGGTACGTACCTCCTGGACAACGGGCCCGACAAGCCGGCCGTCATCTGCCTCTCCTACACCTGGTGCGACGACAGCCTGAAGTGGCTGCCGCTCTCGGCGAACGAGCGGATGGAGGTCATGCTGAAGTCGCTCGGCGAGATCTATCCGAAGGTGGACATCCGCAAGCACGTCATCGGCAGCCCGGTGACGGTGTCATGGGAGAACGAGCCTTATTTCATGGGCGCGTTCAAGGCGAACCTGCCGGGCCACTACCGCTACCAGCGCCGTCTGTTCACCCACTTCATGCAGGACCGGCTGCCCGCGGACAAGCGCGGGATCTTCCTCGCGGGGGACGACATCTCGTGGACGGCGGGGTGGGCGGAAGGCGCCGTACAGACCGCGCTCAACGCCGTGTGGGGTGTGATGACGCACTTCGGCGGCGCCACGGACGCGACGAATCCCGGACCGGGCGACGTGTACGACGAGATCGCCCCGGTCGAACTGCCGGAGGACTGA